The DNA window ATCGTCACCCCGGGCGCCGCGGTACCGCGGCTATAAATCGGTACGTTGACGCTTTGGAATTGGACCTCATGGACACGGACCAGCGGGATGTATTCCTCCGGCGGGCGGGCTTTCGCCTGTGGCCGGTTCAGTAACATCCAGGTGGTCCCGCCGATCCCGACCAGCAACAGCCCCGCGACGACCAAGCTTTGAGAAACCCGAATCATATATCCAATCTCCGCCGCTACCTGGACGACACAGACAGCGTGTCAGCCGAGACGCCAAAAAAATCGGCCGCGCGATCTGTCATTACGCTTTTCTGAGTCAGTATTTCCCGCAACCAATTAAAGAAAATAACAGAGTTCTTGTTAATATAAAAATGGCCGCCATCAAATAACTTTAGTGAAAAACCCCTACTCGTATACGACGACCATTGGTCTAAATCTCTGGCGCCAACATAAGCATCACTACAACCTCCAACGGCATGAATCGGTATCGGCAACGGAGCATGTCCCAAAGGTACCCATGTCTCGACAAGCCGGAAATCCGCTCGCAAGGCAGGCTCTAATAACTCAAGTAGTTCCGGACTCTGAAGCACCTCACTCGACATCCCCCCCAAGGCGCGTAATTGAGCGTAAAACTCGTCTCGGGGCAGGTCATGGACAGGTGACGCTGTACGAGGCAAGTGGGGTGGCCGTGTCGCCGAAACCACAAGCGCCTCAGGCAGGCGATGTCCGCTGTCGCGCAAACGGCTGCTGAGCTCATAAGCTATGCGCCCTCCCATACTGTGCCCGAATATAAAATAGGGCAGATCGGTCAAAGGTAGTAGCGCCTCGAACACTGCATCGAGCAACTGGTTTTGGTTGGAAACCGGTGCCTCGGCAATTCTTGCCCCCCGTCCGGGAAGTTGCACCGCCAGCAACTCAACGCCTGGTGTCAACTCGCGCGCCCAATCCGCGAACGCATGAGCCGAACCACCCGCAAACGGAACACAAAACAAGCGCGCGGTAATCTGATCCCCGGTTGGGAACCGATACAGCCAGGCACTGGCTGATGCAGGCCGCGCGCTTTGAGGTGGGTAAGACACGCTGGAAGAACCGCTATGTGAGGAGCAATGGGTCGGCTGGACGCCCAGGCGGCGCCGGCCAGATCATGGTGGCCAGCACCACAGCCGCGTTCGAGTTCACCGACACCAACTCAAGCCGCCGAACCAAAAGTGCTAAGCCATGGCGCGCAGTCACATCCCCAGACCACATAAGTGATCGTCCAGTTTGCCCCTGCTCAGGTTTCATCAACCGCCTCGGACTGACTCGAAACTTGATGAATGGAGTCGGCAATAACGCGGACACTGTCTGCTTGAAGCAAGCCGAAATGATCAGTGTCCATGTAATGTGTTTGCAGAGTCCCACCGACCAGTCGACGCCACGCCTTGTCCAGCTTCTGACCCTGGTTGTCACCCCCAGCGGCGGCGAACAGCAATACTGGCATGTCCATGTCCGTCGATACCGGCCGGTAAGTCATCAACATGTCGTTGAAACCACGCAATACCTCAATCTGTCGCTGAATCTGCGGCCAGCTGAAATAATCGCCCAGTTGCTCCATCAGTAAGCGACGCTGCTCGGATTCGGACAATTTACGAAACTTGCGCGCCGACATGGGCAGCTTGTCTCGTAACACGAACTTGACGATATCGGCATTGTCCATCGACTTTAGGCCGCGCATGATCTGGGGCGTGAACACGTCGAGCAGCACCAACATGGCAACTTCCTGGCCCGCGGCCCGCAACTGACGCGCCATCTCGAACGCAATCAGGCCGCCGAACGAATGTCCCGCCAGGCAATAGGGACCGTCTGGCTGACGTTTGCGTACGTGTTCAAGGTAATACGCCGCTGCACTCGGCAAGTCCGTGAATGGGTGCTGACCATTCTCAAAACCAAGCGCCTGAATTCCGATTACGGGCCGACTACCGGCCAGTGCCGTCGCCAACGCTCGATAGCCGAAGACTTGTCCCGTAATCTCATGTACGCAATACACGGGGAGGGCGTCGCCAGCGTCCTGCAGGCTAACCAGGGGCGACCATTCCGCGCCTGCGTCTTCGGCATCCAGCAGGCGAGCCAACCGACTCACGGACTGCGCCTCGAACAAGGACGCCAGCGGTAATTGCTTCGAGAACTCGCGCTGGACGCGCGCGATCAGGCGCACCGCCAACAAGGAATGTCCACCCAGCGCAAAGAAGTTGTCGTTGACCCCGACTTCCGGCAGGCCGAGCTCCTGTGCCCAAATGTCGGCCAGGCGCTGCTCGGTCGGTGTGCGCGGCGCCAAGAACGCGTCGGCGGCTATTGCATCCTCACGCGCCGCCAGACCAAGCCGGTCAATCTTGCCATTGGCGGTAACCGGCAGCTCGCTCAGATAGACCCATACCACCGGGATCATGTAATCGGGCAATGTATGCGCCAGAACCGCGCGCAGATCATCGCCGCCCAGGGCGCCGGCTTCGCTCAACACGACATAAGCCACCAGTTGCTGTACACCTTGTGGATTCGGTTTGGCCAGCACGGCGCAGGCTGCCACTTGATCAAGTCGATTGAGGGCTGTTTCGACCTCGCCGAGTTCGAT is part of the Immundisolibacter sp. genome and encodes:
- a CDS encoding thioesterase II family protein, yielding MSYPPQSARPASASAWLYRFPTGDQITARLFCVPFAGGSAHAFADWARELTPGVELLAVQLPGRGARIAEAPVSNQNQLLDAVFEALLPLTDLPYFIFGHSMGGRIAYELSSRLRDSGHRLPEALVVSATRPPHLPRTASPVHDLPRDEFYAQLRALGGMSSEVLQSPELLELLEPALRADFRLVETWVPLGHAPLPIPIHAVGGCSDAYVGARDLDQWSSYTSRGFSLKLFDGGHFYINKNSVIFFNWLREILTQKSVMTDRAADFFGVSADTLSVSSR